A window of the Brassica napus cultivar Da-Ae chromosome C5, Da-Ae, whole genome shotgun sequence genome harbors these coding sequences:
- the LOC106402171 gene encoding endoplasmic reticulum-Golgi intermediate compartment protein 3, with the protein MNRLRNLDAYPKINEDFYKRTLSGGVITLVSSVVMLILFFSELRLYMHPVTETQLRVDTTRGEKLRINFDVTFPALQCSIISIDTMDISGERHLDVRHDIFKRRLDSHGNVIEAKQGGIGHTKIEKPLQKHGARLEDNEKYCGSCFGAEETDDACCNSCEEVREAYRKKGWGLSDPESIDQCKREGYVQKVKDEEGEGCNVHGFVEVNKVAGNFHFVPGQSFHQSGFQFHDMVMFQQGNYNISHKVNRLAFGDFFPGVVNPLDGVQWNQDKQNGVYQYFIKVVPTVYTDVHGKTIQSNQFSVTEHFQNAEAGRMQSPPGVFFYYDLSPIKVIFEEQHVEFLHFLTNVCAIVGGIFTVSGIVDSFIYHGQRAIKKKMEIGKFN; encoded by the exons ATGAACAGATTGAGGAATCTGGACGCTTACCCTAAAATCAATGAAGATTTCTACAAGCGTACACTTTCCGGCGGTGTCATCACCCTCGTTTCTTCCGTCGTCATGCTTATCCTCTTCTTCTCCGAGCTTC GGCTTTATATGCACCCGGTGACGGAGACTCAGCTCCGTGTGGATACGACAAGGGGAGAGAAGCTACGCATCAAT TTTGATGTTACATTCCCTGCGCTTCAATGCTCGATTATTAGTATTGATACTATGGATATCAGCGGAGAGAGGCACCTTGATGTG CGGcatgatatttttaaaagaagatTAGACTCTCATGGCAACGTCATCGAGGCGAAACAAGGTGGTATTGGTCATACTAAG ATCGAAAAGCCTTTACAGAAACATGGTGCAAGGTTGGAGGATAATGAAAAATATTGTGGTTCCTGTTTTGGAGCTGAAGAG ACAGATGATGCTTGTTGTAATTCATGTGAGGAAGTTCGTGAAGCTTACCGAAAGAAAGGCTGGGGCCTCTCTGACCCTGAATCAATCGACCAG TGTAAACGAGAAGGGTATGTGCAAAAGGTGAAAGACGAAGAAGGTGAAGGTTGTAACGTTCACGGTTTCGTGGAAGTTAACAAAGTCGCTGGGAATTTTCATTTTGTTCCAGGACAAAGCTTTCATCAATCCGGTTTTCAGTTTCATGATATGGTTATGTTCCAGCAAGGCAACTACAAC ATAAGCCACAAGGTCAACCGGTTGGCCTTTGGGGACTTTTTCCCTGGTGTAGTCAACCCTCTAGATGG TGTGCAATGGAATCAGGATAAACAGAATGGCGTGTACCAATATTTCATCAAG GTGGTACCAACCGTATACACTGATGTTCACGGGAAAACTATTCAGTCAAACCAA TTTTCTGTGACAGAACATTTCCAGAACGCGGAAGCAGGTCGTATGCAATCCCCACCTGGTGTTTTCTTCTACTATGATCTGTCTCCAATCAAG GTGATATTTGAGGAGCAGCATGTGGAGTTCTTGCACTTCCTTACAAATGTGTGTGCTATAGTAGGAGGTATCTTCACTGTATCAGGAATAGTGGATTCCTTCATATACCATGGCCAACGAGCTATTAAGAAGAAAATGGAGATTGGTAAATTCAactga
- the LOC106399516 gene encoding F-box protein AUF2-like → MDVFDGLPDAIIVDILNKVGDVRTLLRCSSLSKRFNSLVPQSESLILRLDQVGTTESQPDSPVSNIFTSVLKSFHGLCSLFSKPAKPIPIKNLSPNIPSEILSKFDRVKNLEVELPGGDASLEKGAAVKWKAEHGESLETLVVFAFRSASTESSPASASSDGESDAEFVTGLKTRVMWTISALMAASKRHFLMSQVVKEHQEMESLVIRDRGGEGTLVMGTEGLRAFRKMEAARGEAAVDERVEKNRSVVPSVRMSMRHAPSLRLKSRVCLESATLVIVRPSEGYSDVGDDELATEAFAGNCTYGEAVAALLKCKKNALEMNSF, encoded by the coding sequence ATGGACGTGTTTGATGGACTTCCAGATGCGATCATCGTCGATATCTTGAACAAAGTTGGTGACGTCAGAACCTTACTTCGTTGTAGTTCCCTCTCAAAACGATTTAACTCGCTCGTTCCTCAGTCCGAGTCGCTCATCCTCCGACTCGACCAGGTCGGCACAACCGAGTCACAACCCGATTCTCCCGTCAGCAACATTTTCACTTCCGTATTGAAGTCCTTTCACGGTTTGTGTTCTTTATTCTCTAAACCGGCTAAACCGATTCCAATCAAGAATCTTTCTCCGAACATCCCTTCCGAGATTCTCTCCAAGTTTGACCGGGTCAAGAATCTCGAAGTCGAGCTTCCCGGCGGCGATGCAAGCCTCGAGAAAGGCGCCGCCGTCAAGTGGAAAGCAGAGCACGGTGAATCTCTCGAAACATTAGTCGTCTTCGCGTTTCGTTCCGCCTCCACTGAGTCTTCTCCGGCTTCTGCTTCTTCCGACGGCGAATCAGACGCCGAGTTCGTGACTGGGCTGAAAACGCGCGTGATGTGGACGATAAGCGCTTTGATGGCTGCGTCGAAACGTCATTTCTTGATGAGCCAAGTCGTGAAGGAGCACCAAGAGATGGAGAGTTTGGTGATACGCGACAGAGGAGGAGAAGGGACGTTGGTGATGGGAACGGAGGGGCTGAGAGCGTTTCGAAAGATGGAGGCGGCGCGTGGAGAAGCAGCAGTCGATGAGCGCGTGGAGAAAAATAGGAGTGTGGTCCCGAGCGTGAGGATGAGCATGAGACACGCGCCATCGCTGAGGCTTAAGAGTAGGGTATGCTTGGAATCCGCGACGCTCGTGATCGTAAGGCCGAGTGAGGGATATTCTGATGTCGGAGATGATGAGCTGGCGACGGAGGCTTTCGCCGGGAATTGTACGTACGGTGAGGCGGTCGCCGCTTTGTTAAAGTGTAAGAAGAATGCTTTAGAAATGAActctttttga
- the BNAC05G17510D gene encoding uncharacterized protein BNAC05G17510D yields the protein MIRGGGGKSSGYSADLMVCFPSRTHLSLPSKSICSPSHSLSRRQTAPQHRRSFSKLSGSGGVRRSRVREMVEEPTSPKVTCAGQIKVRPRKRGGDKNWQSLMAEIEKIHRSKSESKFLGIKKDVMGFLTCLRDFDFRCFGAFPPVDPVSDQEDEDEDEEEEEDDEDEDGGPAMRTHSGTVFSNWLTFLHEKQNNEECTKAVSDNVETAVPPPNALLLMRCRSAPVKNWLETEKKKKIECEDARQQSGECEKETVSKKKDLRSLMEEEEEEEDVNRVVMDYDTNYYKLSSDIAKETWVVGGIQDSLFRSRSWNK from the coding sequence ATGATCAGAGGGGGGGGAGGAAAGTCTTCAGGTTACTCTGCAGATCTCATGGTCTGTTTCCCATCAAGAACACACTTGTCTCTACCTTCTAAATCCATTTGCAGCCCTTCTCACTCCCTTAGCCGCCGTCAAACCGCTCCTCAACACCGCCGCAGCTTCAGTAAGCTCTCGGGAAGCGGCGGCGTACGTCGGAGTCGCGTAAGGGAGATGGTGGAAGAACCCACGTCGCCGAAAGTCACGTGTGCCGGTCAGATCAAAGTGCGGCCGAGAAAACGCGGAGGAGACAAGAACTGGCAGTCGTTGATGGCGGAGATAGAGAAGATACATAGAAGCAAGTCGGAGAGCAAGTTCTTGGGGATCAAGAAAGATGTCATGGGGTTCTTGACTTGTCTCCGTGACTTTGATTTCCGGTGTTTCGGTGCGTTTCCTCCGGTAGATCCAGTCTCCGAccaagaagacgaagacgaggacgaagaggaagaagaagacgatgaagatgaagatggaggTCCAGCGATGAGGACACATTCAGGGACAGTTTTCTCAAACTGGTTGACGTTTCTACACGAAAAGCAAAACAATGAAGAGTGTACCAAAGCGGTTTCGGACAACGTGGAAACTGCGGTTCCGCCGCCAAACGCGTTGTTGCTGATGCGGTGCAGATCTGCGCCTGTTAAGAACTGGTTAGAgacagaaaagaagaagaaaatagaaTGTGAAGACGCTAGACAACAGAGCGGAGAATGCGAGAAGGAGACAGTGAGCAAGAAGAAGGATCTGAGATCAttgatggaggaggaggaggaggaggaggatgtgAATAGGGTGGTGATGGACTACGACACAAATTATTACAAACTCTCTTCAGACATAGCCAAGGAAACTTGGGTTGTAGGTGGAATTCAAGATTCTCTGTTTCGAAGTCGAAGCTGGAATAAATGA
- the LOC106400015 gene encoding putative pumilio homolog 8, chloroplastic, which yields MMKRGELCEEEETLFLSHSPSSPTQNSWSHYHNLFPGDSSSSSSRLSLRSPSDYSLSSYFSNGQCNGSSQFTPTTKYDHGLSLCESLLHRLNIREEEEQEFNNYSVPSFSPWRSCVGSLSNHHQGSSGNKIHPRLRDLQGYVYLMAKDQHGCRSLQRVLEDGSSIDAMVIFNEVIPHVVELMINPFGNYLMQKLLDVCNEEQRTTIILIVTSEPGLLVRIALNPHGTRVVQRLVESIKTKKQIYLVTSALRPGFHNLAINVNGNHVIQRCLQCLITQDNKFIFEDATRFCIDIATHQHGCCVLQKCVAYSTGQQREKLITQISRNSLFLAQHPYGNYAVQFIIEMRDFQATAMVLARLKGHYVELSMQKFSSHLVERCLTHCAESRPQIVLELISVSRFDLLIQDPYANFVIQAALSVTEGSLHAYLIEVIRPHSNLRRNPYCKGIFSRNLTRK from the exons ATGATGAAGAGAGGTgaactttgtgaagaagaagaaactttgTTTCTCTCAcattctccttcttctcctACGCAAAACTCATGGAGCCATTATCACAATCTCTTCCCTGGAGACTCTTCTTCGAGTTCGAGTAGGTTAAGTCTCCGATCACCGTCTGATTACTCCCTCTCCAGCTACTTTTCAAACGGACAGTGTAACGGTTCCTCTCAGTTCACGCCAACTACCAAGTATGATCATGGTTTGAGTCTATGTGAAAGTCTCCTTCATCGTTTGAACatcagagaagaagaagagcaagagtTCAACAATTACTCTGTTCCATCCTTCTCTCCTTGGAGAAGCTGCGTTGGAAGCTTGTCTAATCATCATCAAGGAAGCAGCGGTAACAAGATCCATCCGAGGCTTCGTGACTTACAGGGATATGTTTACTTGATGGCCAAAGATCAGCATGGATGCAGATCCTTGCAGAGGGTCCTTGAAGATGGATCTTCTATAGACGCTATGGTCATTTTCAACGAGGTGATTCCTCATGTTGTTGAGCTTATGATAAATCCCTTTGGGAATTACTTGATGCAGAAGTTATTAGATGTTTGTAATGAAGAACAGAGGACAACGATCATACTCATTGTTACTTCAGAACCAGGTCTGCTTGTCCGGATAGCACTCAACCCTCACGG TACTCGAGTTGTCCAGAGGTTAGTGGAATCAATCAAAACCAAGAAGCAGATTTATCTAGTGACATCAGCTTTGAGACCTGGATTTCACAACCTGGCTATTAATGTGAATGGGAATCATGTGATTCAACGTTGCTTGCAGTGCCTTATCACACAAGATAACaag TTCATATTTGAAGATGCTACTAGGTTCTGCATTGATATCGCCACACATCAACATGGATGCTGTGTTCTACAAAAATGCGTTGCTTATTCCACTGGACAACAACGAGAGAAGCTCATAACCCAAATCTCTAGAAACAGTCTCTTCCTTGCTCAACACCCTTATGG GAACTACGCAGTGCAATTCATTATAGAAATGAGGGATTTTCAAGCGACTGCCATGGTTCTTGCGCGGTTAAAAGGACATTATGTAGAGCTCTCAATGCAGAAATTTAGTAGCCATTTGGTGGAAAGATGCTTAACACATTGTGCAGAGAGCCGTCCTCAGATAGTGCTTGAACTCATCTCTGTCTCTCGTTTTGATCTTCTAATTCAAGACCCCTATGCAAATTTTGTCATCCAAGCTGCTCTTTCTGTCACCGAG GGTTCACTTCATGCCTATCTCATTGAAGTCATTAGGCCTCACTCAAATCTACGTAGAAATCCTTATTGCAAAGGAATTTTCTCAAGAAATCTCACGAGGAAATGA